From the genome of Eucalyptus grandis isolate ANBG69807.140 chromosome 2, ASM1654582v1, whole genome shotgun sequence, one region includes:
- the LOC104433327 gene encoding uncharacterized protein LOC104433327, whose translation MYVTRPLSMYRQHPEALTEAPPAGPGSGYLVIQDEEAQNFCCFGLCEDSQLYDFPFPQNKDLTVRYTESRSNGQGGTRTVSYNDEVFMIPVVGQPLSSNQYYAIRRRGKHKGEAHANSTEEDKGTCLCFRYVRDKKPSPLDPDDIYQKFVIYRRETMCGFGGFHAKSVAPDGYPPSFLKRKGWTLHGKTPKYFSLDDDAPGVNDSQRSKLPSLDFSIDKKSSDPVVVGKWYCPFMFIKDGEVGDQIKTSAFYEMTLQQRWEQVHACDNPANEDNAVEVDVIVQKEAITVFGEEAGEGNVSDGVMWFRSRTGGIGLSMAIVERMRWEEERVGWVKEGEKRVRVKRMEKFIKSGLSENWKRFGCYVLVESFVLKKRMDGTPHTHQLLAYDFLHTHQVRSKWE comes from the exons aTGTATGTGACGCGGCCTCTGTCCATGTACCGGCAGCATCCCGAGGCCCTCACGGAGGCTCCGCCGGCGGGGCCTGGCTCTGGATACCTGGTGATCCAGGACGAGGAAGCCCAGAACTTCTGCTGCTTCGGGCTGTGCGAGGACAGCCAGCTCTACGACTTCCCCTTCCCTCAGAACAAGGACCTCACCGTTCGGTACACGGAGAGCCGCAGCAACGGCCAGGGCGGCACAAGGACGGTGTCCTACAACGATGAGGTGTTCATGATCCCAGTCGTCGGCCAGCCCTTGTCCTCCAATCAATACTATGCGATTCGGCGTCGTGGGAAGCACAAAGG GGAAGCGCATGCTAATTCGACGGAAGAAGACAAGGGCACCTGCTTGTGCTTCCGATACGTTCGAGACAAGAAACCAAGCCCTTTGGATCCCGACGACATATACCAGAAGTTCGTGATTTACCGGCGTGAGACAATGTGTGGGTTCGGCGGCTTCCATGCAAAGTCCGTCGCCCCAGATGGGTACCCTCCAAGTTTCCTAAAGAGGAAAGGCTGGACCCTCCATGGCAAAACGCCCAAGTACTTCTCCTTGGATGACGATGCGCCAGGAGTCAACGACTCTCAGAGGTCAAAGCTCCCGAGCCTTGACTTCTCGATCGACAAGAAGAGCTCGGACCCGGTGGTGGTTGGGAAGTGGTACTGCCCGTTCATGTTCATCAAGGACGGGGAGGTCGGGGACCAGATCAAAACATCGGCATTCTACGAGATGACGTTGCAACAGAGGTGGGAGCAGGTCCATGCCTGTGATAATCCAGCCAATGAAGACAATGCTGTGGAAGTGGATGTGATTGTTCAGAAGGAGGCCATCACAGTGTTTGGTGAGGAAGCTGGGGAGGGCAATGTGAGTGATGGAGTGATGTGGTTTAGGAGTAGGACAGGAGGGATAGGACTGAGCATGGCGATTGTGGAGAGGATGAGGtgggaggaagagagagtggGTTGGGtgaaggagggagagaagagagttAGGGTGAAGAGAATGGAGAAGTTCATCAAGAGCGGGTTGAGCGAGAATTGGAAGAGGTTTGGCTGTTATGTGTTGGTGGAGAGTTTTGTGCTGAAGAAGAGGATGGATGGGACTCCACACACTCACCAACTGTTGGCTTACGACTTCTTGCACACTCACCAAGTGAGGAGCAAATGGGAGTGA